The proteins below are encoded in one region of Brassica napus cultivar Da-Ae chromosome A6, Da-Ae, whole genome shotgun sequence:
- the LOC106349229 gene encoding 50S ribosomal protein L12-3, chloroplastic-like, which yields MAATTLSIATTILSSSSHLTPHTCFPSRPNATAFPFRLGSPSSTLTHRATNLRPIAAVEAPEKIEKIGSEISSLTLEEARILVDYLQDKFGVSPLSLAPAAAAVAAPGGGDGAAAAVEEQTEFDVVINEVPSNARIAVIKAVRALTSLALKEAKELIEGLPKKFKEGVTKDEAEEAKKQLEEAGAKVSIA from the coding sequence ATGGCAGCGACGACTCTTTCCATCGCAACCACAatcctctcctcctcctctcacCTCACTCCCCATACCTGCTTCCCATCCCGACCAAACGCAACCGCATTTCCCTTTCGCCTCGGTTCACCTTCCTCCACTCTAACACACCGCGCAACCAACCTCCGTCCCATCGCCGCCGTCGAGGCCCCGGAGAAAATCGAGAAGATCGGATCCGAAATCTCGTCCCTCACTCTCGAGGAAGCCCGCATCCTCGTGGACTACCTCCAGGACAAGTTCGGCGTCTCTCCCCTCTCCTTAGCTCCCGCTGCAGCGGCTGTGGCTGCTCCGGGAGGCGGTGATGGTGCGGCGGCTGCGGTGGAAGAGCAGACGGAGTTCGATGTGGTGATCAACGAAGTCCCGAGCAATGCGCGTATCGCGGTGATCAAAGCGGTTAGGGCGTTGACTAGCTTGGCGTTGAAGGAAGCGAAGGAGCTTATCGAAGGGTTGCCGAAGAAGTTTAAGGAAGGTGTGACCAAGGATgaagctgaagaagctaagaagCAGCTTGAAGAAGCTGGCGCTAAGGTTTCCATTGcttaa
- the LOC106349226 gene encoding uncharacterized protein LOC106349226 produces MEKVDEYSASTASFSPSFSTYSGDRLAEIAARVGSESYKENGNEEFEFAILQTPSSSSSSGDGGLVFPVFDQTLLSDTSAAVEREDVSPEAVATPLKDLFLRERNDQPPPPPPQTYSSSSEDEEDDDLDTIPSEIYCPWTPERSAAEMSPSGGCRKSKSTGSSTTSSWSRRRWRIRDLLKRSRSDGKQSLEFLDSTTSSPSPKTTTVVKKKEKEKVSAHEKFYLRNKAIKEEDKKRSYLPYKQDLVGLFSNVSRFSKTFPPF; encoded by the coding sequence ATGGAGAAGGTAGATGAGTATAGTGCCTCCACGGCGTCGTTTTCACCTAGCTTCAGCACTTACTCCGGCGATAGACTCGCCGAGATCGCCGCACGAGTCGGCAGCGAAAGTTATAAAGAGAACGGAAACGAAGAATTCGAGTTCGCGATCCTCCAGacgccttcttcttcttcttcctccggcGACGGTGGACTAGTCTTCCCTGTTTTCGACCAGACTCTCCTCTCCGACACTTCCGCCGCCGTGGAACGTGAGGACGTTTCGCCGGAAGCGGTTGCGACGCCTTTAAAAGATCTGTTCCTCCGCGAGCGCAACGACCAGCCGCCGCCGCCACCGCCGCAGACGTATTCATCGTCGTcggaggacgaggaagatgatgatctAGACACGATACCGAGCGAGATCTACTGTCCATGGACGCCGGAGAGATCAGCGGCGGAGATGTCTCCGAGCGGAGGATGCAGAAAGAGCAAATCGACGGGGTCGTCGACGACGTCGTCGTGGTCGAGGAGACGGTGGAGAATCAGAGATCTGTTAAAGAGAAGTCGCAGCGACGGGAAACAATCACTCGAGTTCCTAGATTCCACGACTTCATCACCTTCTCCGAAGACTACTACggtggtgaagaagaaggagaaggagaaggttTCAGCACACGAGAAGTTTTACTTGAGGAACAAAGCTAtcaaggaagaagacaagaaaaGATCATATCTTCCGTACAAGCAAGATCTTGTCGGACTTTTCTCCAACGTTAGCCGTTTCAGCAAAACTTTTCCTCCTTTCtaa
- the LOC106350874 gene encoding PWWP domain-containing protein 6, with product MGNFLTTGSRVSENREETDMNGSSEDEPKSNDVNMESVNDSGPVEDYVMSEASSLPNTNQDHSIDGFHVGDFVWVQGVNRHQWWPGKVYDSSDASDLALKHMQKGTLLVALSWKETFAWCTPSQLKPFIENFREFSKTSESTTFLSAVREAVREIGQQVENLLVCDESLVSPVVVVNCGVKEGVLVPDVKRETLTSLVLEKPGIVLEDVKSLAKEASFSDVLEIEVLRRKISAFYRSKGRFGLAKYDDENPYIIGLEDKEDEYTFKKSSGQESLRKCSKHPSNKKRKHGGEVSKCSNHLEESEKKEESGIDIVVDLSTPLSLLCKRVKVDDVFSSVERNNGSGETIVHRGKRERKKSKYLSPEYMTDFSWSRRKSKLESESAEKMTKSPAEKAINFVSLGATTEEILELIRAASLSTQHSQECKSSYDMIREFASIYRSFTYVTGANYKRNGSDEDKQLEVKVNKRETPENTNEKKGVTDLEWLKKKLEKMRALLDESEGGEFREELKMKLEEESRNLLDKVRKMTVCSS from the coding sequence ATGGGAAATTTCCTAACGACAGGTTCTAGGGTATCTGAAAACAGAGAAGAAACTGACATGAACGGTTCGTCTGAGGATGAACCGAAGTCAAACGATGTTAACATGGAGAGTGTTAACGACTCTGGACCAGTTGAAGATTATGTGATGAGTGAAGCCTCTTCGTTGCCGAATACAAACCAAGATCATTCCATAGATGGGTTCCATGTAGGAGACTTTGTGTGGGTACAAGGAGTCAACCGTCACCAATGGTGGCCTGGGAAGGTTTATGATTCTTCAGACGCTTCTGACTTAGCTTTGAAGCATATGCAGAAAGGTACATTACTTGTTGCACTTTCTTGGAAAGAGACGTTTGCTTGGTGCACTCCATCGCAGCTCAAACCGTTTATAGAGAACTTCAGGGAGTTTTCGAAGACGAGCGAGTCTACTACCTTTCTCAGTGCTGTGAGAGAAGCTGTGAGAGAGATTGGTCAACAGGTTGAGAACCTGTTGGTTTGTGACGAGTCTCTGGTTAGTCCTGTAGTAGTTGTGAATTGTGGAGTTAAGGAAGGAGTTCTTGTACCTGATGTTAAAAGAGAGACTCTAACGTCATTGGTTCTTGAAAAACCTGGGATAGTTCTTGAAGATGTTAAAAGCCTTGCCAAGGAAGCTAGTTTTAGTGATGTGTTGGAGATTGAGGTTTTGAGGAGGAAAATATCTGCGTTTTATCGGTCTAAAGGACGGTTTGGTTTAGCTAAATACGATGATGAGAATCCATATATCATAGGACTTGAAGACAAAGAGGATGAGTATACATTCAAGAAATCTTCTGGTCAGGAATCTTTAAGAAAATGCTCTAAGCATCCTAGTAATAAAAAGAGGAAACATGGTGGTGAAGTTTCTAAATGCTCAAATCATTTAGAAGAGAGTGAGAAGAAAGAGGAGTCAGGTATTGATATAGTTGTTGATTTATCAACTCCACTGTCTTTACTCTGCAAGAGGGTAAAGGTTGATGATGTTTTTTCAAGTGTTGAAAGGAACAATGGGAGTGGCGAGACTATAGTGCACAGAGgtaagagagagaggaagaaaagCAAGTATCTTTCACCTGAATACATGACAGACTTTAGTTGGAGCAGGAGAAAGAGCAAACTAGAATCTGAATCAGCAGAGAAGATGACAAAGAGTCCTGCTGAAAAGGCCATTAATTTTGTTAGCTTGGGAGCTACAACAGAGGAGATACTGGAGCTTATCCGTGCAGCTTCCCTCAGCACACAACATTCACAAGAGTGTAAAAGCTCGTATGACATGATAAGAGAGTTTGCGTCCATTTACCGCAGCTTTACATATGTTACTGGAGCCAATTACAAAAGAAACGGTTCTGATGAAGATAAGCAGCTTGAAGTGAAGGTGAACAAGAGAGAAACACCTGAaaacacaaatgaaaagaagGGAGTGACGGATTTGGAGTGGTTGAAAAAGAAGCTTGAAAAGATGAGAGCATTGTTGGACGAATCAGAGGGAGGAGAGTTTAGGGAAGAGTTGAAGATGAAACTTGAAGAGGAATCAAGAAACTTGCTAGACAAGGTAAGGAAGATGACTGTTTGTTCATCTTAA
- the LOC106349224 gene encoding NADPH:quinone oxidoreductase yields the protein MEAVTAIKPLIKVAAISGSLRKGSFNTGLLRAAMELTKESVPGMHIEHIDISPLPLINTDLESNGTYPPVVEAFRQKILEADSILFASPEYNFSVSAPLKNAIDWASRSPNVWADKPAAIISTGGGFGGGRSQYHLRQIGVFLDLHFINKPEFTLNAFQPPQKFDAEGNLVDEVARERLKQVLVSLQAFTLRLQGK from the exons ATGGAGGCAGTAACGGCGATAAAGCCACTAATCAAAGTCGCTGCAATCTCCGGCTCTCTCCGGAAAGGCTCTTTCAACACCGGTCTCCTCCGCGCCG CGATGGAGTTGACGAAAGAATCGGTTCCGGGGATGCATATTGAGCATATAGACATCTCTCCGTTGCCGTTGATCAACACCGATCTGGAATCCAACGGGACTTACCCTCCCGTCGTCGAAGCTTTCCGGCAGAAGATTCTTGAAGCCGACAGCATTCTCTTCGCTTCCCCTGAGTACAACTTCTCTGTTTCAG CTCCACTTAAGAACGCGATCGATTGGGCTTCAAGATCACCTAACGTTTGGGCTGACAAACCTGCTGCCATCATAAGCACCGGTGGAGGTTTTGGTGGAGGAAGGTCGCAGTACCATCTTCGACAGATTGGAGTGTTCCTTGATCttcatttcatcaacaaaccGGAGTTTACTCTCAATGCGTTTCAGCCGCCTCAGAAGTTCGATGCAGAAGGAAACTTGGTCGATGAAGTGGCTAGGGAGAGGTTAAAACAAGTCCTTGTCTCGTTACAGGCGTTTACTCTGCGACTTCAAGGTAAATAA
- the LOC106349228 gene encoding 50S ribosomal protein L12-1, chloroplastic, with product MAATTLSITSSIRSSSSSPTLASAHHFPSRSTSIEFPFRFGASSPTISHRATHLRPIAAVEAPEKIEKIGSEISSLTLEEARILVDYLQDKFGVSPLSLAPAAAAVAAPGDGAGAAAAVEEQTEFDVVINEVPSSSRIAVIKAVRALTSLALKEAKELIEGLPKKFKEGVTKDEAEEAKKQLEEAGAKVSIA from the coding sequence ATGGCAGCGACGACCCTCTCCATCACGAGCTCAATCcgctcctcttcttcttctcccactctcGCTTCCGCTCATCACTTCCCTTCTCGATCCACCTCCATCGAATTTCCCTTCCGCTTCGGTGCTTCTTCTCCCACCATCAGCCACCGTGCAACCCACCTCCGTCCCATCGCCGCCGTCGAAGCTCCTGAAAAAATCGAGAAAATCGGATCCGAAATCTCGTCCCTCACGCTCGAAGAAGCACGCATCCTCGTAGACTACCTCCAGGACAAGTTCGGCGTCTCTCCCCTCTCCTTAGCTCCCGCCGCAGCGGCTGTAGCTGCTCCGGGGGACGGAGCTGGTGCGGCTGCTGCTGTAGAGGAGCAGACGGAGTTCGATGTGGTGATCAACGAAGTACCAAGCAGCTCGCGTATCGCAGTGATCAAAGCGGTTAGGGCGTTGACTAGCTTGGCGTTGAAGGAAGCCAAAGAGCTTATCGAAGGGTTGCCGAAGAAGTTCAAGGAAGGTGTGACTAAGGATGAAGCTGAAGAAGCCAAGAAACAGCTTGAAGAAGCTGGCGCTAAGGTTTCCATTGCTTAA
- the LOC106352396 gene encoding F-box/kelch-repeat protein At1g64840-like: MHANMAEPATEEKKMIPDWTKLPEELLQIITHKMNCFDVVHARSVSTLWRSAFPYPASLLRSSYSLPTYPVEKDGLCSLHKIPLVLVIDESACEFFMGLVGRDESADYMEEVPSPLQCSLRVKMRKSDPTILMNVIGSQIVSLGHQYTMVCWDPKGLRTTYKNAAAILPLGGGEFVVLRIFSGTLFVLTSAKRKWVQLRGVPSFRCTALVTFRGRFYASFFYDKEILAIHPYSLVAVRLIPQNFTCEITYLIPAGDDELFLVKKNKPYNGPVTCTVSRLEGLGWAEVDDIGDRVLFLGEDHANVCFSANQLPDGCGMTGNSILFSAPPGDETYFCKYGPPEVPKENVVGEWRSSRESRVKFIDSHEAYAFRVEF; this comes from the exons ATGCATG CGAACATGGCTGAACCTGCAacggaagagaagaagatgataccAGACTGGACTAAGCTCCCTGAAGAGCTGCTTCAGATTATCACCCATAAAATGAACTGTTTCGATGTTGTTCATGCTCGCTCTGTCAGCACCTTGTGGCGATCCGCATTCCCATATCCGGCTTCCCTGCTGCGCTCAAGTTACTCTCTTCCCACTTATCCTGTCGAAAAGGACGGCTTGTGCTCCCTCCACAAGATCCCTCTTGTCCTCGTCATTGATGAGTCGGCTTGTGAGTTTTTCATGGGATTAGTAGGCCGAGATGAGTCTGCTGACTACATGGAGGAGGTTCCATCTCCTCTTCAGTGCTCGCTAAGGGTGAAGATGCGAAAATCTGATCCAACAATATTGATGAACGTGATCGGCTCCCAGATCGTATCTCTAGGCCATCAGTACACAATGGTTTGTTGGGATCCTAAAGGATTGAGAACAACTTACAAAAACGCTGCTGCTATTCTTCCGCTAGGAGGAGGAGAGTTCGTTGTGCTCCGTATCTTCTCGGGAACTTTGTTCGTGTTAACAAGTGCTAAAAGGAAGTGGGTGCAGCTTCGGGGCGTTCCAAGTTTTCGATGCACTGCTTTAGTCACTTTTAGAGGAAGATTCTATGCTTCTTTCTTCTATGACAAGGAAATTCTCGCTATCCATCCTTATTCGCTAGTAGCAGTTCGCCTGATACCTCAAAACTTTACCTGTGAAATCACTTATCTGATTCCAGCTGGTGATGATGAGCTTTTCCTGGTTAAGAAAAACAAACCTTATAATGGTCCGGTAACATGTACAGTGAGTAGGCTGGAGGGTTTAGGATGGGCCGAGGTCGATGATATAGGAGACCGTGTGTTGTTTCTTGGAGAAGATCATGCAAATGTCTGCTTCTCGGCTAACCAGCTTCCTGATGGTTGTGGTATGACCGGGAACTCGATTTTGTTCTCCGCACCACCAGGCGATGAAACCTACTTCTGTAAGTATGGACCACCCGAAGTTCCAAAAGAAAACGTGGTGGGTGAATGGAGAAGCTCAAGAGAGAGCCGTGTGAAATTCATTGATTCTCATGAGGCCTATGCTTTCCGGGTTGAGTTTTGA
- the LOC106349227 gene encoding probable phospholipid-transporting ATPase 8 yields the protein MAGERRHKGMRLSKLYSFKCLKPFSKEDHSQIGSRGYSRVVFCNDPDNPEALQLNYRGNYVSTTKYTAANFIPKSLFEQFRRVANIYFLVVAFVSFSPLAPYTAPSVLAPLLFVIGATMVKEGVEDLRRRRQDIEANNRRVLVLSKNGEFGETKWKNLRVGDLVKVHKDEYFPADLLLLSSSYEDGVCYVETMNLDGETNLKLKHALEITSVEESSIKNFRGGVIKCEDPNEHLYSFVGTLHYQGQQYPLSPQQMLLRDSKLRNTDLIVGVVVFTGHDTKVMQNATDPPSKRSKIERKMDKIIYILFSILIVIAFTGSVFFGIITRRDITDDGKKMRRWYLRPDKTTVFYEPRRAALASFFHFLTALMLYGYLIPISLYVSIEVVKVLQSIFINQDQEMYHEETDRPARARTSNLNEELGQVDTILSDKTGTLTCNSMEFVKCSISGTAYGRGMTEVELALRKQKGMSMRPQDDEIKANPTKSVKGFNFWDERIVDGQWINQPNAELIQKFFRVLAICHTAIPDVDGESGEISYEAESPDEAAFVIASRELGFEFFARSQTHISLHEIDHVSGEKVDRVYELLHVLEFSSSRKRMSVIVRNPENRLLLLSKGADSVMFERLAKHGRQFERETKEHIKRYAEAGLRTLVITYREVDEEEYRIWEEEFLNAKTLVTEDRDALIDAAADKIEKDLILLGSTAVEDKLQKGVPDCIEKLSQAGVKIWVLTGDKTETAINIGYACSLLREGMEKILITLDSPDIETLEKQGDKDAVAKASFQSIKKQLREGMSQTAAAATTDDSANENPEMFGLVIDGKSLTFALDKKLEKEFLELASRCGSVICCRSSPKQKALVTRLVKTGTGRTTLAIGDGANDVGMLQEADIGVGISGAEGMQAVMASDFAIAQFRFLERLLLVHGHWCYRRIAMMICYFFYKNLTFGFTLFWYEAYASFSGKPAYNDWYMSCYNVFFTSLPVIALGVFDQDVSARLCLKYPLLYQEGVQNILFSWERILGWMLNGIISSMIIFFLTINTLASQAFRKDGQVVDYSVLGVTMYSCVVWTVNCQMAISINYFTWIQHCFIWGSIGVWYLFLVIYGSLPPTFSTTAYQVFVETSAPSPICWLTLVLVTFSALLPYFTYRAFQIKFRPMYHDIIVEQRRTERFESGTRTASAVSGELPVQVEFTLHHLKANLSRRDSWN from the exons ATGGCTGGAGAGAGAAGACACAAAGGGATGCGTTTAAGCAAACTCTACTCATTCAAGTGTCTCAAGCCTTTCTCCAAAGAAGACCATTCTCAGATTGGTTCAAGAGGCTACTCGAGAGTTGTCTTCTGCAACGATCCCGATAACCCCGAGGCTCTCCAGCTTAACTACAGAGGGAACTACGTTTCCACCACCAAGTACACAGCTGCTAACTTCATCCCAAAGTCTTTGTTCGAACAGTTTAGAAGAGTAGCAAATATATACTTCCTAGTTGTTGCTTTCGTTTCCTTCAGCCCCTTGGCTCCTTACACCGCTCCTAGCGTCCTTGCACCGCTCTTGTTTGTCATTGGTGCTACTATGGTTAAAGAAGGTGTTGAAGATttgaggagaagaagacaa GACATTGAAGCTAACAACAGGAGAGTTTTAGTTCTTTCCAAGAACGGCGAATTTGGTGAAACCAAGTGGAAGAATCTCAGAGTTGGTGATCTTGTGAAGGTTCACAAAGACGAGTACTTCCCAGCTGATCTTCTCCTCCTCTCATCAAGCTACGAAGACGGAGTCTGCTACGTGGAAACAATGAACCTCGACGGAGAGACCAACTTGAAGCTAAAACACGCGCTGGAGATAACATCAGTTGAAGAGTCTTCTATCAAGAACTTCAGAGGAGGAGTGATCAAATGCGAAGACCCCAACGAGCATCTCTACTCTTTCGTGGGAACGCTTCACTACCAAGGACAACAGTACCCTCTCTCTCCTCAGCAGATGCTTTTGAGAGACTCAAAGCTTAGAAACACTGATCTCATCGTTGGAGTCGTTGTCTTCACGGGGCACGACACTAAAGTGATGCAGAACGCTACTGATCCTCCTTCAAAGAGGAGCAAGATCGAGAGGAAAATGGATAAGATTATCTACATCCTCTTCAGTATCTTGATTGTGATAGCTTTCACTGGTTCAGTCTTCTTCGGGATTATAACGAGAAGAGACATAACTGATGatgggaagaagatgaggaGATGGTATCTTAGACCGGACAAGACCACTGTCTTCTACGAACCGCGGAGAGCTGCTCTTGCTTCCTTCTTTCATTTCTTGACTGCGTTAATGCTATACGGTTACTTAATACCAATATCGTTATACGTTTCGATTGAAGTTGTGAAGGTGTTGCAAAGCATATTCATAAACCAAGATCAAGAAATGTACCACGAGGAAACAGACAGGCCAGCTCGTGCAAGAACGTCTAACCTCAACGAAGAGCTCGGTCAAGTCGACACAATCCTCTCTGACAAAACAGGTACCTTAACTTGCAACTCAATGGAGTTTGTGAAGTGTTCTATATCCGGAACTGCTTACGGCCGTGGTATGACTGAAGTAGAATTAGCCTTGAGGAAGCAAAAGGGTATGAGTATGAGACCTCAAGATGATGAGATAAAAGCGAATCCAACGAAGTCTGTTAAAGGATTTAACTTCTGGGACGAGAGGATAGTCGATGGTCAGTGGATTAACCAACCGAACGCAGAGCTCATTCAGAAGTTTTTTCGAGTGTTGGCTATTTGTCATACTGCTATCCCTGATGTGGACGGTGAGAGTGGTGAGATTAGCTATGAAGCTGAGTCTCCTGATGAAGCGGCGTTTGTGATAGCTTCTAGAGAGCTTGGGTTTGAGTTCTTTGCAAGGTCTCAGACTCATATCTCCTTGCATGAGATTGATCACGTGAGTGGTGAGAAAGTAGACAGAGTGTATGAGCTGCTTCATGTCTTGGAGTTCAGCAGCTCTCGCAAAAGAATGTCTGTTATTGTGAGGAATCCAGAGAACCGGTTGTTGTTGCTTTCCAAAGGAGCAGACAG TGTGATGTTTGAGAGACTTGCTAAACACGGACGCCAATTTGAGAGGGAGACAAAGGAGCACATCAAGAGGTATGCAGAGGCAGGGTTAAGGACGCTGGTGATTACATACAGAGAAGTAGATGAAGAGGAGTACAGAATATGGGAAGAGGAGTTTCTGAATGCAAAGACTTTGGTGACTGAAGATAGAGATGCTTTGATAGATGCAGCTGCTGATAAGATTGAGAAGGATTTGATTCTTCTTGGTTCTACTGCAGTTGAAGACAAACTCCAAAAGGGT GTTCCAGATTGTATTGAAAAGTTATCTCAGGCTGGGGTTAAGATATGGGTTTTAACCGGTGATAAGACAGAAACTGCAATAAATATAGG ATATGCTTGTAGTCTGTTAAGAGAAGGCATGGAAAAGATATTGATAACTCTAGATTCACCTGACATTGAGACTCTGGAGAAACAAGGAGACAAAGATGCTGTTGCAAAG GCTTCTTTTCAGAGTATTAAGAAACAGTTAAGAGAAGGAATGTCTcaaacagcagcagcagcaacaacagaCGATTCAGCTAATGAAAATCCGGAGATGTTTGGTTTAGTGATTGATGGGAAGTCCTTAACTTTTGCATTGGACAAGAAGCTGGAGAAAGAGTTCTTGGAACTTGCGAGTCGGTGTGGTTCTGTTATATGTTGCCGGTCTTCACCGAAACAAAAGGCTCTG gtTACAAGATTGGTTAAAACCGGGACAGGTAGAACAACACTAGCCATTGGAGATGGCGCAAATGATGTTGGAATGCTTCAAGAAGCTGATATTGGAGTTGGTATAAGTGGTGCAGAAGGAATGCAG GCGGTGATGGCTAGTGATTTTGCCATTGCTCAGTTTCGGTTTCTGGAACGTTTGTTGCTTGTTCATGGCCATTGGTGTTATAGACGAATAGCAATGATG ATATGTTACTTCTTCTACAAGAACCTCACGTTCGGATTCACGCTGTTTTGGTACGAAGCTTATGCTTCTTTCTCTGGTAAACCAGCTTATAACGATTGGTACATGTCTTGCTACAACGTTTTCTTCACTTCGCTTCCTGTCATCGCTCTTGGAGTCTTTGATCAAGATGTCTCTGCTCGCCTTTGTCTCAAG TATCCGTTACTATACCAAGAAGGAGTACAGAACATATTATTCAGCTGGGAACGTATCCTTGGTTGGATGTTAAACGGAATCATAAGCTCGatgatcatcttcttcctcacaATCAACACACTCGCCTCTCAAGCTTTCCGGAAAGACGGTCAAGTAGTTGATTACTCGGTTCTTGGCGTCACAATGTACTCTTGCGTGGTCTGGACCGTGAACTGCCAAATGGCGATTTCTATAAACTACTTCACTTGGATCCAGCACTGCTTCATTTGGGGAAGCATAGGGGTTTGGTATCTGTTTCTTGTCATCTACGGTTCTCTTCCTCCGACATTCTCAACCACAGCTTATCAGGTCTTCGTTGAGACTTCAGCACCGAGTCCCATCTGTTGGCTCACCCTCGTCCTTGTCACGTTCTCTGCTCTCTTGCCGTATTTCACTTACAGGGCGTTTCAGATCAAGTTCAGACCCATGTACCATGATATTATTGTTGAGCAGAGGAGAACAGAACGGTTTGAGAGTGGGACCAGGACGGCAAGTGCAGTTTCTGGTGAGCTTCCTGTGCAAGTTGAGTTTACTTTGCATCACCTTAAGGCAAACTTGTCGAGAAGAGATTCTTGGAATTGA
- the LOC106349230 gene encoding monodehydroascorbate reductase 4, peroxisomal, with translation MGRAFVYVILGGGVAAGYAALEFTRRGVSEGELCIISEEPVAPYERPALSKGFLLPEDPARLPSFHTCVGANDEKLTPKWYKEHGIELVLGTRVKSVDVRRKTLLSSTGETISYKFLIIATGARALKLEEFGVEGSDAENVCYLRDLSDANRLATAIESSANGNAVVIGGGYIGMECAASLVINKINVTMVFPEAHCMARLFTPKIASLYEDYYSAKGVEFIKGTVLTSFEFDSNKKVTAVNLKNGNHLPADLVVVGIGIRPNTSLFEGQLTIEKGGIKVNSKMQSSDSSVYAIGDVATFPVKLFGEMRRLEHVDSARKSARHAVSAIMEPEKTGEFDYLPFFYSRVFAFSWQFYGDPVGEVVHFGEFEEGKTFGAYWIKKGHLVGSFLEGGTKEEYDTISKATQLKPAVTDLEELGRVGLGFAETVVSQHIVPEVKEVPSSALVRQASRVVMMEKPLHVWHAATGVLVAASVAAFAFWYGRRRRRW, from the exons ATGGGAAGAGCGTTCGTGTATGTGATTCTGGGAGGAGGTGTAGCTGCTGGCTACGCAGCTCTGGAATTCACGAGGAGAGGTGTCTCCGAAGGCGAACTCTGCATCATCTCCGAAGAACCT GTTGCACCATATGAGAGGCCAGCGTTGAGCAAAGGTTTTCTACTGCCGGAAG ATCCTGCACGGCTTCCCTCTTTCCACACTTGTGTTGGGGCTAATGATGAGAAGCTCACCCCGAAGTGGTACAAGGAACATG GAATTGAATTAGTCCTTGGAACTCGTGTCAAGTCCGTTGATGTGAGGAGGAAGACTCTTTTGTCGAGCACTGGGGAGACTATAAGTTACAAATTTCTGATCATTGCAACAGGTGCCAGG GCGTTGAAGCTCGAAGAATTTGGGGTGGAAGGCTCAGATGCTGAAAACGTTTGTTACTTAAGAGATCTGAGTGACGCAAACAGGCTTGCCACAGCGATCGAATCAAGCGCCAATGGGAATGCTGTTGTTATCGGTGGTGGCTATATCGGCATGGAGTGTGCTGCATCTTTAGTGATCAACAAAATCAATGTGACCATGGTTTTTCCAGAGGCTCATTGCA TGGCGCGTCTCTTTACCCCCAAGATAGCAAGTTTGTATGAAGATTACTACAGTGCTAAAGGAGTGGAGTTCATCAAAGGAACGGTTTTGACATCATTTGAGTTTGACTCGAACAAAAag GTGACAGCGGTTAATCTCAAAAACGGGAACCATTTACCAGCAGATTTGGTGGTGGTTGGAATCGGAATACGACCAAACACAAGCTTGTTTGAAGGACAGCTAACAATAGAGAAAGGAGGAATAAAAGTGAACAGCAAAATGCAGTCAAGTGACAGCTCGGTGTACGCAATAGGCGACGTAGCTACGTTCCCAGTGAAACTATTTGGAGAAATGAGAAGGCTTGAGCATGTGGACTCGGCTAGGAAATCCGCACGGCACGCAGTTTCAGCCATCATGGAGCCAGAAAAGACTGGAGAGTTTGACTACCTGCCGTTTTTCTACTCAAGGGTCTTTGCCTTCTCGTGGCAGTTCTACGGAGACCCTGTAGGTGAAGTTGTGCACTTTGGGGAGTTTGAAGAGGGTAAAACCTTTGGAGCGTATTGGATTAAAAAGGGTCACCTTGTTGGGTCGTTTCTCGAAGGAGGGACTAAAGAAGAATACGATACCATCTCAAAGGCCACACAGTTGAAACCGGCAGTGACTGATCTGGAAGAACTGGGAAGAGTAGGACTCGGGTTTGCTGAGACAGTGGTGAGTCAGCATATAGTTCCAGAAGTCAAGGAGGTTCCGAGCTCTGCGCTGGTGAGGCAGGCTTCAAGAGTGGTGATGATGGAGAAGCCTTTGCATGTATGGCACGCGGCGACTGGAGTCCTTGTTGCTGCATCTGTGGCTGCGTTTGCGTTTTGGTATGGGAGGAGACGCCGTAGGTGGTGA